In Parasteatoda tepidariorum isolate YZ-2023 chromosome 2, CAS_Ptep_4.0, whole genome shotgun sequence, one DNA window encodes the following:
- the LOC107444424 gene encoding uncharacterized protein: MAESSAVKIPIFNISDPHLWFHMVEATFQFATPKPITESKTKFNYCLAHLPPAVAAVVRDVIITPDAEDPFKKLKEEIIPRCGETKSQEIRRLLSGEQLEDRKPSELLRTMQRRAESHEISDSLLLELFLNQLPQHVQSILAAIPSLNSTRAAEIADKVMEVSTSSEVSVVSSNQQCTFELLEEVRALRKEVAALRTRSRSRNRNYAQFRNRQSQSSSPHRNSKMCFYHRKFKSDARKCVKPCIYQKNQEMQE; this comes from the coding sequence ATGGCGGAATCATCTGCAGTAAAAATTCCCATCTTCAACATCTCTGATCCACACCTGTGGTTCCACATGGTCGAAGCAACTTTCCAGTTTGCGACACCGAAACCGATTACAGAGAGCAAAACCAAGTTTAACTACTGCCTCGCCCATCTTCCTCCTGCAGTAGCCGCAGTTGTAAGGGACGTCATTATAACTCCTGACGCAGAAGATCCTTTCAAAAAGctgaaagaagaaattattcCACGCTGCGGGGAAACAAAGTCCCAGGAAATTCGACGTTTACTCTCCGGAGAGCAACTAGAAGATAGAAAGCCTAGTGAACTCTTGCGCACTATGCAGAGAAGAGCTGAATCCCACGAAATCTCAGATTCTCTACTTTTGGAACTATTTCTAAATCAGCTACCGCAGCATGTTCAGTCGATATTGGCGGCAATCCCTTCACTAAATTCAACTAGAGCAGCAGAAATTGCTGATAAAGTAATGGAAGTGTCAACTTCAAGTGAAGTTAGCGTAGTTTCTTCAAACCAACAATGCACTTTTGAGCTTTTAGAAGAAGTACGAGCACTACGAAAAGAAGTAGCTGCATTGCGGACCCGCAGTAGGTCTCGCAACCGGAACTATGCACAGTTTCGTAATCGTCAAAGCCAATCCTCATCTCCACATCGAAACTCCAAAATGTGCTTCTATCATCGGAAATTTAAATCTGATGCTAGAAAGTGTGTCAAACCCTGCATCTACCAGAAAAACCAAGAAATGCAAGAGTGA